The following nucleotide sequence is from Agromyces sp. SYSU T00194.
GAGCCGTACATGGCCCCCGGTCTCGTGACCCCCGAGAAGGCGCTGCTCGGCAAGCTGCCGACGGACGTCTGGTGGCACACGATCGTCTCGCCCACGGGCAAGGAGAAGACGGGGTATCCGACGCAGAAGCCCGAGGGCGTCATCCGCCGCATGATCCAGGCCTCGAGCCGCGAGGGCGACTGGGTGCTCGACTTCTTCGCGGGCAGCGGCACGACGGGTGCGGTCGCGGCGGCGCTCGGTCGGCGGTTCGTGCTGGTCGACGAGAACCCCGCGGCGATCGAGGTCATGCGCGGTCGCTTCGGCGAGATCAGCGGCGTGGCGTTCGAGGAGGCCCCGGCGGCCGGGTGAGCGACGCGCGCGCCGGTGCGCGGCCCCGCGCGTCCGGGCGACCCTTGCCCGACGGGCGGATGCCTCGCTAGCGTGTGTCGCGAAGTCCGACCTGGCGCCGCCGGTACGTACCTGCCCCTTCCCCCGGCCCAGGCACGACGAGGGAGAGGCACCATGTCCGTGCAGCTCGATGCCCTGCGGGCCGAGGTTGACGGGCCGGTGGTCGCCCCCGGCGACGACGGCTACGACGACGCCCGCGCCGTCTACAACGGCATGATCGACCGCCGGCCCGCCGCCGTCGTGCGCTGCGCGAGCGTCGACGACGTGCGCACGGTCGTGCGCGCCGCAGCGGCGAGCGGCGACGGCCTGGTCGTGCGCGGCGGGGCGCACAATGTGGCCGGCTTCGGCACTGCCGACGGCGTGCTCGTCGCCGACCTCGGCGACCTGCACGACGTGCGGGTCGACGTCGCCGCACGCACCGCGGTCGTCGGCGGCGGCGCGCGCTGGCGGCACGTGATGGACGCGACCGAACCGCATCGACTCGCCACGACCGGTGGGCTCATCTCGACCACCGGGGTCGGCGGGCTGACGCTCGGCGGCGGCATCGGGTTCCTGTCGCGCCGGTTCGGGCTCGCCTGCGACAACCTGCTCTCGGCCGAGGTCGTGCTCGCCGACGGCAGCGTCGTGACGGCGAGCGAGACGAGCGAGCCCGAGCTGTACTGGGCGATCCGCGGCGGGGGCGGCAGTTTCGGGGTGGTGACCTCGTTCACGTTCCAGCTGCACGAGGTGCCGTCGGTCGTCGGCGGCCCGATGCTCTTCTCGCTCGACGACGCCCCGGCGGTGCTCGACCGGTTCGCCGAGTTCATCCGCACCGCCCCGCGCGCGTACGGCGGGTTCCCGGCGCTCGATGTCGCCGCCCCGGCGCCGTTCATGCCGCCCGAGCGCGTGGGCGAGCCGTTGCTGGCCGTGGTCTCGTGCTGGACCGGCGATCCCGACGAGGGGCTGGCGCGTATCGGCACCTTCCGAGAGGTGGCCGAGCCGGTCGCGGAGCACGTCGGCCCGGTGTCGTACGCGTTCCTGAACTCGGCGAGCGACGCGTCCACGCCCGCCGGCAACCGACAGTACTGGCGGCCGCTCTACCTCGACGACATCGGTCCGTCGATCGGCGAGGCCGTGCAGCGGTTCGGGCCGCTCGTGCCAGGGGCGGGTTCGGCGATGCACCTGTATCCGTTCGACGGCGCGGTGCAGGACGTGCCGGCCGAGGCCACGGCCTTCGGTGCGCGCGACGCCGGGTACCTCGGCATCGTCGCGGGCACCTGGACGGATGCGGCCGACGATGACCGCGCGATCGCGTGGGTGCGCGACTTCCACGCCGCGATCGCGGACGACGCCCGGCCCGGCCGCTACTCCAACTTCAGCATGGGCGACGGCGGCGGCAACGAGCACGCCGGGCTCGACGTCGCGCGCCTGCGCGCGGCGAAGCACCGGTACGACCCCGACAACGTCTTCCGGTTCAACCGCAACGTCGAGTCGTGAACCACAGCGGGAGCTCGCGGGCGCGCGGCGCGTCTAGGCTCGTCGGGTGACCGCCGCGACGACGCCCGTGCCCGCATCCGCCCCGCTGCCCGCCGAGGGAGGTGCCGTCGCCTCCCCGCATGCGGGTGCGAGCGAGGTCGGCGCGGAGGTGCTGCGCGCGGGCGGGAACGCGATCGACGCGGCGATCGCGACCGCGGCGGCGCTCTGCGTCGCATACCCGAGCATGGTGCACCTGGGCGGCGACCTGGTCGCCCTCGTGCGCACGCCCGACGGCGTCATCCGCTGCGTGAACGCGACCGGTACCGCGCCGCGCGGGCAGACGCGCGAGCGGCTCGCCGAGCGCCACGGCGACGCACTGCCGCTGCGCGGCATCGACACGATCACGGTGCCCGGCGCGGTGCGCGGCTGGGAGGCGCTCGCCGCGTTCGGCGGTCGCCTCGGCTGGGCCGACCGGCTCGCCCCGGCAGAGCGGATGGCCCGCGAGGGCGTGCCGCTGGCCCCCGCGATCGCGCGCGGCATCGAGCGCGGCCGCCCGCTGCTCGAGCAGGACGCCGGATTCCGCGAGGTCTTCCTCTCGCACCCCGAGCCGGCCCGCGTCGGTCGTCCGCTCGTGCAGCCGGCGCTCGCCGACACGCTCGCGCGCATCGCCGCGGGTGGCGCCGACGAGTTCTACTCGGGCGACGTGGCGCGGCGCTGGGTCGCGGGCCTGGAGGCGCTCGGCTCGGCGATCGCCCCCTACGACGCCGCGGCCTTCGCGCCCGAGGTGGTCGACGCGCTCTCGGCCCCGTACGGCGACCGTCGCATCCACACCAGCCCTCCCAACACGCAGGGCTTCGCGCTGCTGCGCGCCCTGCGGGCGGTGGCGGATGCCGCGTGGCCCGACCCGCTCGGCGCCGACGCCGGCGCGCTGGTCGACGCCTTCCTCGCGAGCAACGACGTGCGCGCCCGGCTGCTCGGCGACCCGCGCTTCGGCGCGCCCGACGGCGAGGCGCTCGTCGCGGCGACCGCGCCGGCGCGCGACGCCGACACCGACCGCAACGCCGACGGCGACACCGTGGGCGTCGCCGTGGCGAGCGCCGACGGCACGTCGGTGTCGCTCATCCAGTCGCTGTACTACGGCTTCGGCTCGGGCGTCCTCGAGCCCTCGACGGGCGTGATCTTCCAGAACCGCGGTGCGAGCTTCTCGCTCGACCCGGCGTCGCCGAACGTCGTCGCTCCCGGGAAGCGCCCGCGCCACACGCTGATGCCGGTGCTCGTCACGCGCGGCGACGCGGTCGAGTACGTCTCGTCGACGATGGGCGGGCAGGGCCAGCCGCAGATCCACGCCCAGGTGCTGCTGCGGGCGTTCGGCGGCGCCGAGCCGGCCGAGGCGGTCGCCGCACCGCGGTGCATCGCGGGGGCCGACGGCGACGACGACGGGCGGACCGTCTCGGTCGAGGCGGACCTCGACCCGACCGCACGCGACGCGATCGCGGCAGCGGGGCATCCGCTCGTCGAGGTGCCCGCGCGCTCCGACGGCCACGGGCACGCGCATCTGGTGCGCGTCGATCCCGACGGCTTCACCGCGGGCACCGATCCGCGCGCCGACGGCGCGGCGATCGTCGTCTGAACCCGAGGCCACCGCACTGCGGCGACGGGGCGGCTCAGGCCGACGCGCGCAGCACCAGCTCGGTGTGGAGCAGGGTCGAGGGCTCGACGTCTTCGCCCTCGATGAGCCGCACGAGCGTGCGCGCCATCGTCGCGCCCATCTCGAGCGACGGCTGGTGCACGGTGGTGAGCGGCGGCACCGCGGTGGCGGCGTAGTTGTCGTCGTCGAAGCCGACGACCGCGATGTCGTCGGGGATCGACAGGCCCGCCTCGCGGATCGCCGAGTACGCGCCGATCGCCATCTGGTCGTTCGCGGCGAAGAGGCCGTCGATCGGCTCGCCGCGCTCCAGCAGCCGTCGCATCGCGGCCGCGCCGGTGGTGGGGGAGAAGTCGCCGTACTCGACGAGGTCCTCGGCGAGGCCCGCCTCCTGCACCACCCGGCGCCAGCCGGTGAGGCGGTCGACCCCCGGGGGCATGTCCTGCGGCCCGGCGATGGTGGCGATGCGACGGCAGCCGCGGGCGACCAGGTGCCGGGTGGCCAGCTCCGCGCCGTGCGCGTTGTCGACGTCGACGGTGTGGGTGACCCGCTCCTCGGGGTCGAGCGGGCGGCCGCCGAACACGACCGGCAGCGACCGGCTGACGTGCGCGTACGAGTGGTCGCCGGTGTGGTGCGAGACCACGAGGGCGCCGTCGACGTTGCCGCCGAGCAGGTAGCGGCGGGTCTTGTCGACCGCGCGCTCCGACTCCATGAGCATCGACAGCGTGTACTCGGTGTCGGCGAGGGCCATCGCGACCCCCTGCACGAGGGTCGCGAAGAACGGGTCGTTGAAGACCTTGACGGTCGACTCGGGCACGACGAGGGCGATGGCCTGGGTGCGACGGCTCGCGAGCGAGCGTGCGGCGCGGTTGGGCACGTAGTTCAGCTCGGCGATCGCCGCCTGCACCGCCTCGACGATCTCGGGCGTGACCTTGGGGGAGCCGTTCACGACCCGCGACACGGTCGCGCGCGAGACGCCGGCGCGGGCGGCGACCATCTCGAGCGTGGGGGCCGCGCCCGCGGCATCCGCCTGGCTCATCGTCCGCTCCCGCCTCCGGGCCCGGCCGCGCTCGCCGGGTTGGAGTCCACGCTACTCGCCGCGGGCGCAGCGGGGCGGGAACGGGCGATGAGGTCCGCGTAGGCGAGCGCCGAGTCCTTCGGGGTGCGCACCATCGTGTCGTAGTCGACGTGCACGATGCC
It contains:
- a CDS encoding LacI family DNA-binding transcriptional regulator; the encoded protein is MSQADAAGAAPTLEMVAARAGVSRATVSRVVNGSPKVTPEIVEAVQAAIAELNYVPNRAARSLASRRTQAIALVVPESTVKVFNDPFFATLVQGVAMALADTEYTLSMLMESERAVDKTRRYLLGGNVDGALVVSHHTGDHSYAHVSRSLPVVFGGRPLDPEERVTHTVDVDNAHGAELATRHLVARGCRRIATIAGPQDMPPGVDRLTGWRRVVQEAGLAEDLVEYGDFSPTTGAAAMRRLLERGEPIDGLFAANDQMAIGAYSAIREAGLSIPDDIAVVGFDDDNYAATAVPPLTTVHQPSLEMGATMARTLVRLIEGEDVEPSTLLHTELVLRASA
- a CDS encoding FAD-binding oxidoreductase, giving the protein MSVQLDALRAEVDGPVVAPGDDGYDDARAVYNGMIDRRPAAVVRCASVDDVRTVVRAAAASGDGLVVRGGAHNVAGFGTADGVLVADLGDLHDVRVDVAARTAVVGGGARWRHVMDATEPHRLATTGGLISTTGVGGLTLGGGIGFLSRRFGLACDNLLSAEVVLADGSVVTASETSEPELYWAIRGGGGSFGVVTSFTFQLHEVPSVVGGPMLFSLDDAPAVLDRFAEFIRTAPRAYGGFPALDVAAPAPFMPPERVGEPLLAVVSCWTGDPDEGLARIGTFREVAEPVAEHVGPVSYAFLNSASDASTPAGNRQYWRPLYLDDIGPSIGEAVQRFGPLVPGAGSAMHLYPFDGAVQDVPAEATAFGARDAGYLGIVAGTWTDAADDDRAIAWVRDFHAAIADDARPGRYSNFSMGDGGGNEHAGLDVARLRAAKHRYDPDNVFRFNRNVES
- a CDS encoding gamma-glutamyltransferase family protein produces the protein MTAATTPVPASAPLPAEGGAVASPHAGASEVGAEVLRAGGNAIDAAIATAAALCVAYPSMVHLGGDLVALVRTPDGVIRCVNATGTAPRGQTRERLAERHGDALPLRGIDTITVPGAVRGWEALAAFGGRLGWADRLAPAERMAREGVPLAPAIARGIERGRPLLEQDAGFREVFLSHPEPARVGRPLVQPALADTLARIAAGGADEFYSGDVARRWVAGLEALGSAIAPYDAAAFAPEVVDALSAPYGDRRIHTSPPNTQGFALLRALRAVADAAWPDPLGADAGALVDAFLASNDVRARLLGDPRFGAPDGEALVAATAPARDADTDRNADGDTVGVAVASADGTSVSLIQSLYYGFGSGVLEPSTGVIFQNRGASFSLDPASPNVVAPGKRPRHTLMPVLVTRGDAVEYVSSTMGGQGQPQIHAQVLLRAFGGAEPAEAVAAPRCIAGADGDDDGRTVSVEADLDPTARDAIAAAGHPLVEVPARSDGHGHAHLVRVDPDGFTAGTDPRADGAAIVV